GTTACCATGCCCAGGAGAGGGAAGAACCCTTGAATGGTGACGGATTTGGAGTTGGTTGGTATGCACAAGAGATTGAGTCCACCCCCGCGAGTTTTGTCTCCATTCAGCCTGCCTGGAATAACAGAAACTTACGCAGCATTGCCCGAAAGATTCGCTCAAATTGTATCTTTGCTCACATCAGAGCGGCGAGCAAGGGAAATGTATCTGAAAATAACTGCCATCCGTTTGATTACAAAAACTTGCTGTTTATGCACAACGGAGACATTGGCGGATTTCGCAAGATTAAAAGGACTTTGCGCATGGGACTCTCCGATGAAATTTACGATTGGATTCAGGGTGAAACGGATTCGGAACACTTCTTCGCCCTGTTTTTAGATAACTTGCTAAAAAACGGAGGTGAGCAAACCAGCGAGAATTTTGTAGCGACACTTGAGGAAACGCTTGTGCAACTAAAAGAAATTCTTAAGAAAAACGGAGTCAATGAGCCGGTGCTCCTCAATGTTGCAATTACCAATGGCGAGTTTATGATCGCGACCCGATATGTTTCCGGAGCAGGCGTCAAGGCGAACACGCTGTATCATTCAGAAGGGAGCAGGTATGACTGCAATGACGGCGTTTGTGAGATGGTGCAGGCTGATCCATCTCAACATGCGGTGCTTATCGTTTCCGAAAAACTCACGGATGTAAAAAAAGATTGGCACGAAGTTCCGGTCAATCACTTCGTGGCGGTTGACCAAAATCTTGCGGTGTCAATTAGCCCAATCAATGCTTAATTTGACACCCGAAGTTTTCAGACAGTCGCAAATCGCTGAAGCCTCTCCCCATTCGTCAGAAGATAAAACCGCAGATTGTGTAGTACAGCTGCAACGCTCAACCCTATAATAAGCCCTATCCACAACCCCGCCGGGCCGAGAGCATAGTTAATTCCAAGTAAATAACCGAGCGGTAAGCCAACAACCCAATAAGCGACGAAATTGACTAACATCGGAATTTTGGTGTCTTTTAAGCCCCTGAGTGCAGCCTGCCCGCTGACTTGCAAACCATCGGAAATTTGAAAAATTGCGGCAAAAAACAGCAGGTTAACGGCAATCCGGGCGACGTCATCTTCTTTGGTATAAACGCCAATGATGACTTCCGGAAGCGTGAGCATGAGCAAGGCGGTTAGACACATGACCAGCGTTGAAATAGCGATGCCGATATAGCCGATGAACCTTGCTTCATCCAACTCTTTTTTCCCAACTGCAAAGCCTACTCTTGCTGTTATTGCAAAAGAGAGCCCCAGTGGAATCATGAAAGCCAGTGCCGCAAAGTTTATAGTAACCTGATGTGCCGCTACCTGGTTGACGCCCATCGAACCGATGATCAAAGCTGTCACAGCGAACATGGTCACTTCAATCCCGAAGCTGAACCCATTGGGAATGCCTATTTTTAAAATTTCTTTCAGGGACTTCCAATGCGGCCAGTCAAAGCTATGCAGAATTTGAAAATCCTGACGGATTTTCTTGCGAAAAGTAAAAAGAATCATCCCAATCAAAATTATCCACCAAACCAGGGTCGTTGCCCAGCCAGTGCCAACGGGGCCCATTGCCGGGAATCCAAGGTGACCGAACATGAAAACATAATTAGCAAAAATATTTATGATCGAGCCGATGATGGCAAAATACATGCTGGGTTTGGTTATGTGGATGCCTTCGTTAAAAAACCGGAGCGCAAAGTAACAAAATTGCGCCGGAATGCACCAGGAAATTGCATTTAAATAACCAAGTGTGGTTGGAATGATTTCGGGCCGGATATTAAAAAAATCCATGACAATGGTCATATTACGAAGCATGAAAAAGCTTGGTATCGACAGGAATACACCAAGCCAAAGACTTTGCCAGAGGTTCTTCCCGATTTGTTCTTTTTTGCCGCCTCCAAAGAGCTGAGCAACAATTGGGTTTATAGCTAAAAGCGTCCCGAGCACAGAAAGTAAGATAGGGACCCAAAGGCTGTTGCCCACGGCAATTGCCGCCAATGCTTCTGCGCTGAAATTTCCCGCCATGATTGTATCTGCAACATTCATGGACATTTGCATGAGCTGGGCGGCAACCAGCGGCGCACCAAGTTTGAGTGTATGAATGATTTCTTTACGAACTTTTCCCATTTTTTAATCTAAAAATGAAACAGCGGATGTGGTAAACTCCGCGTTTATAAAAACACGATGCCAGCATTCAAGCCTAATGGTTGCATGATCTTCGTGCTTAATGTACCCTCGAGCATAAACACTTGGATTTCTAACAAATGTTTTCAATTTACCTTTGTCAAAAGTTGGGTCCGATTTCTTTCGTTTTGAATATTCTTTTTCGTCCATTTCCTTGTTGCCAACAATGTAAACTAATCCACCTCCTTCGCGATATATTTCTTGGCAAATATGTGATTTGCTACCACCATTTCGTTGCAAAAATTCGTTTTTATGTATCAAAGATTTTGGCACTTTGCGATTGGTCTTCACAAAAAACCATTCACCTTGACGCTTGAAAACTGCATTTCGTCTATTATCAACCTCCCGAGGAGGTAAATGCTTCACTTGCTTCCAAATAGCTTTTGGCAGCAATGATTGTTTAGCCGCGCGTACTGTACTAACTTTACCTCCGATAGCTGCTACAAACCAATGCCGCTCGTCATGTCCACACAAAAAACGTTGACCCTCCTTTGTATAAAGCAACAAGTGTTGCGTTTTTGGCTGAGCCTGTAAAAGCTCGAACTCCGGCGCGTCACCTCCTTGAACTATATCAAAATATTCACCGTTTTTATCAACTTGAATACCAATAGTAAAATGGTCTGAAGATTGATCCCATCGCCCTCGGACCTTTTCTGTCAAGTGAAATTTGACTTTTGCTCCTATTGCTTCAAAGTGTCTTTTTAAATCTTTGTTCTTCATAAAATATCCTTTATATTTTTTACCGAAGACCTTCTTTATTCACACCTCCCGTGTCTTCCAGGTGCCGCGCCGGAAAAGAAATATTCCAACCACTCCAAACAGGCCAGCCGCAAGAGTAATCGCCAAATAAACCCCTCTTGCATCAAACCCTAAGATCAAAGCAAGCAAATAAGCAACGGGAAGCTCAAAAAGCCAAAAGCAGATGAAATTTATAACCGTTGGTGTGGTCGTATCCCCGGCCCCGTTAAACGCCTGAACCATCACCATACCATAAGCGTAAATCGGGTAACAGAAACTAATATAGCGCAGACATTGAGAGCCAACAGCGATGAGCTTTGGATCCTTGGAAAAAATCCCAACCAGAAATTCAGGG
This sequence is a window from candidate division KSB1 bacterium. Protein-coding genes within it:
- a CDS encoding class II glutamine amidotransferase; translation: MCRFLAYRGAPISMSKLLYEPKNSLIHQSYHAQEREEPLNGDGFGVGWYAQEIESTPASFVSIQPAWNNRNLRSIARKIRSNCIFAHIRAASKGNVSENNCHPFDYKNLLFMHNGDIGGFRKIKRTLRMGLSDEIYDWIQGETDSEHFFALFLDNLLKNGGEQTSENFVATLEETLVQLKEILKKNGVNEPVLLNVAITNGEFMIATRYVSGAGVKANTLYHSEGSRYDCNDGVCEMVQADPSQHAVLIVSEKLTDVKKDWHEVPVNHFVAVDQNLAVSISPINA
- a CDS encoding MATE family efflux transporter, whose protein sequence is MGKVRKEIIHTLKLGAPLVAAQLMQMSMNVADTIMAGNFSAEALAAIAVGNSLWVPILLSVLGTLLAINPIVAQLFGGGKKEQIGKNLWQSLWLGVFLSIPSFFMLRNMTIVMDFFNIRPEIIPTTLGYLNAISWCIPAQFCYFALRFFNEGIHITKPSMYFAIIGSIINIFANYVFMFGHLGFPAMGPVGTGWATTLVWWIILIGMILFTFRKKIRQDFQILHSFDWPHWKSLKEILKIGIPNGFSFGIEVTMFAVTALIIGSMGVNQVAAHQVTINFAALAFMIPLGLSFAITARVGFAVGKKELDEARFIGYIGIAISTLVMCLTALLMLTLPEVIIGVYTKEDDVARIAVNLLFFAAIFQISDGLQVSGQAALRGLKDTKIPMLVNFVAYWVVGLPLGYLLGINYALGPAGLWIGLIIGLSVAAVLHNLRFYLLTNGERLQRFATV